The Spinacia oleracea cultivar Varoflay chromosome 2, BTI_SOV_V1, whole genome shotgun sequence DNA segment CTCAAACATCAAAACCCCGTCTTTCCCTCTCCTAACTACGGCGGCAGACAAATATTTCAACACAAAAACTTAAAAATGGCTCTTTCCGGTAACACCATTCTCCCTACCAAAACCACCTTCttaccctccaccaccaccgcaaaacccaccactttctctctcctccctctcaAACCCCGCCACATCTCCGCCGTCCAATCCTCCGACAAAAACCACCCCATTACCTCCTCCAAACCCACCATCCCTTCCGCCGCCGCTGCCTCCACCACCGCTATCTCATCCATTGCTAAAAAGTCGTCGTCTGAACAACAATGGACCCTCGAAAGCTGGAGGTCAAAAAAGGCATTACAGTTACCTGAATACCCAGATCAGAAAGAACTCGATGCTGTTCTCAAAACTATTGAGGATTTCCCCCCGATCGTCTTCGCCGGAGAAGCTCGTATTCTCGAAGAGCGTCTCACTGACGCCGCCCTCGGCAATGCCTTCGTCCTCATGGGCGGCGATTGCGCCGAGAGTTTCAAAGAGTTCAATGCTAACAATATTCGTGACACCTTCCGTGTTCTTCTCCAGATGGGCGCCGTCCTAATGTACGGTGGCCAAATGCCCGTCGTCAAGGTAGGTTGCAAATGCAATATACAAATTGGTATGTTTGATTGCACTATTGTTGTTAATGGTGATTGATTTTGGGTGGCGATTTTTCAGGTGGGGAGAATGGCGGGGCAATTTGCGAAGCCCAGATCAGACGGGTTCGAGGTTAGGGATGGAGTTAAGCTACCGAGTTACAGAGGGGATAACATTAATGGCGATGCATTCGATGAGAAATCAAGGATTCCTGATCCACAGAGGATGATTAGGGCGTACTGTCAATCAGCTGCTACTCTTAATTTGTTGAGGGCTTTTGCTACTGGTGGTTATGCTGCTATGCAAAGGGTTGTTCAATGGAATTTGGGTTTTGCTGAGCGCAGTGAGCAGGCTGATAAGTATGTTATATTACTACTATTATTTAGTTGACTTTTTTTTAACCATTTTTGTAGAAAAATGTTAGATTCATTTTGTTGGGTActtgttttgttcttttgttatGTTTGCCTCTTTGTtgaaaatagtaatggaggccTTAATTGGGACAAATATAATCCATTTGattaatacaaattacaaatggggtcGGGGGATTCGAACTGTGGACCTATCGTACCTAGACCATctgtcttaaccactaggctaaGACATCATTGGTTGATTTCGCAATATAGGATGAAGGGATTAGCttgaattggaattatattaaTATGGAGTTGCTTTTTT contains these protein-coding regions:
- the LOC110805446 gene encoding phospho-2-dehydro-3-deoxyheptonate aldolase 1, chloroplastic, coding for MALSGNTILPTKTTFLPSTTTAKPTTFSLLPLKPRHISAVQSSDKNHPITSSKPTIPSAAAASTTAISSIAKKSSSEQQWTLESWRSKKALQLPEYPDQKELDAVLKTIEDFPPIVFAGEARILEERLTDAALGNAFVLMGGDCAESFKEFNANNIRDTFRVLLQMGAVLMYGGQMPVVKVGRMAGQFAKPRSDGFEVRDGVKLPSYRGDNINGDAFDEKSRIPDPQRMIRAYCQSAATLNLLRAFATGGYAAMQRVVQWNLGFAERSEQADKYQELAHRVDEALGFMAAAGLTLDHPLMQSTEFWTSHECLLLPYEQSLTRKDSTSGRYYDCSAHMVWVGERTRQLDGAHIEFLRGIANPLGIKVSDKMDPNELIKLIDILNAENKPGRITIITRMGAENMRVKLPHLIRAVRRAGQIVTWVSDPMHGNTIKAPCGLKTRPFDAIRSEVKAFFDVHEQEGSYPGGVHLEMTGQNVTECIGGGQTVTFDDLSSRYHTHCDPRLNASQALELAFIIADRLRNRRMKSQASLTS